The window TTCGCAGCCCTGTCGGTCTTCAGCCTTTTCCCGTTGAGCCTGGGCACGCTGGCCGTTCTGCTGGGCATCGCCGGCATCGTGATGCTGTACCTGCCGGCAACTGCACCGTACTTCAGCAAGCGGCAACCGTTCGCCAACCCGTATGGACAGCCGGGCGGACCGTACTAACGGACACACGGCACCCTAACCGGGCACCAGCGCAGGGCGCGGGAGCCGGACGGGCTGACTGAAACTAGTCAGCATCCTCCGGGTCCTGCGCCCTTTGTGCGTGATAGGCGAGGATCTGCAACTCCGTTGCCATGTCCACCTTGCGCAGGTTGACCCCGGGCGGCACCTGCAGCATCACTGGGGCGAAGCTGAGGATGCTCCGGACGCCGGCGGCAATCACCCGGTCACAAACGTCCTGTGCCACAGCGGCCGGCAGGGCAAGCACCACCATATTGGCGCCGGTCCGTCGCAGCACCGGTTCTAAATCTGCGGCATCGCTGACGCGCAGCCAACCCACCTCGCTGCCCACCACCATCTGATCCGCGTCGAGGATCGCCACGATGTCGAATCCGCGGGATTCGAATCCACCGTACCGGGCCAGGGCCTTGCCCAGGTTGCCGGCGCCGACGATGGCGACCTTCCAGTCATGGGTCAGGCCCAGCGCGGCGGCGATATGCCGGTTGAGGTACTGCACTTCGTAGCCGACGCCTCGGGTGCCGTAGGAGCCGACATGGGAGAGGTCCTTGCGGAGCGTGGAGGAGCTAACGCCGGAGGCCTCCGCCAGCGATTCGGAGGACACCCGGTCAACGCCTTCGGCGAGCAAGGCGGTCAGGGCGCGCAGATAGATGGTCAGCCGGGACACGGCTGCGGGCGGAATCTGCTTGGCGGCAGTGCCTCCCCCAGGCATCGCGTCGGGGGATGAATCCAGCGAAGTCACTATCTGCTCCATTGAGTAGCGTTGTGGCTTCCACTCTAGGGCCCCGGCAGTTCACCGAACAAAGCGCAGCCCCGGCGCCCCTGGCAGTTCAGGCCTGATGGCCCAGCAGCCGCCGCAGCGTCCGTTCCAGCCGGGCCTCGTCGATCGTCCAAAAATCGCGCTGGATCCCGTCCACCAGCACCACCGGAATTTCCTCGGCAAAGCGTTCCCGCAGTTCAGCGTCGTCATCCACCGGCTGTTCCCTCCAGCCGATCCCCAGGTCCGCAGTGACGCGTCCGACGGCGGCACGCGCCGCGGAGCAGAGGTGGCAGTCAGCTTTGGTGATGAGGACGACGTCGGGGCTTGGCATTCCTCCACGGTAACCCGGCGGCCAGTCCTGCGTCGACGCGCGAGCCGCCCCGCGGACCAGGAAGACGGGACCGGCTCCGGTGTTGACTAGACTCGTGGCATGTCCGAAGAGAAGTACGCCGCCGTGGTCACAAAACCCGCGGCGGCACAGCAGCACGGCGAGGCCGCGTTCTTCGACGTCGACAACACCCTCATGCGGGGGGCCAGCCTGTTCCATGTAGCCCGCAAAATGCACCAGCGCGGCGCGTTCACCATTCCTCAGGCAGCAGGCTTCGCCTGGAAACAGCTCATGTTCATACTGCGCGGCGAGAACATGGATGATGTCCATGCGGTCCGCGACGCGGCCCTCGTGCTCGCGTCCGGCATAACAGTTGCGGACATCGAGGCACTCGGCGAAGAAGTCTATGACGAGATGATTGAGTCCCGCATCTGGCCTGGGGCCAAGGCGCTGGCCGAGCAGCACCTGCGCGTGGGCCGGAAGGTCTGGCTCGTGACTGCCACTCCGATCGAGGTGGCCAGGGTCATTTCCACGAGGCTGGGACTCACCGGCGCCCTCGGCACGGTGGGGGAGGTTCTGGACGGGTCGTACACGGGACGGCTGGTGGGCGAGATCCTGCATGGCCCCGCCAAAGCTGTGGCCGTTGCCGCCGTCGCCGAGGCTGAGGGGCTGGACCTGGCGCGGTGCTGGGCGTACAGCGATTCGCACAACGACGTTCCGCTGTTGAGCATGGTGGGGCATCCGGTGGCCATCAATCCCGACGCCCGGCTCCGACGCCATGCCCGTGAGCATAACTGGCCGGTTTACGACTTCCGCTCCGGACGGCGCGCGGCCACCCTGGGTCTCAAAGCCGCGACGGTCGGCGGTGCCGTCTACGGCCTCTGGCGGGGCTTCTCCCGCTTCCGCGGCCCCACGGCCTGAGCCTCGTCGCCAAACCTCGCACTGACCGCGTGAGCCATCCCGCCGTGTGCGGTGCCGGCACGAAAACGGCAAAGAAAATGCCCGCCGCCGGAAAGGCAACGGGCATTTACGTGCTGCGAAGTATCTCTACTTCTTATTGCGACGCTGGTGGCGCGTCTTGCGAAGCAGCTTGCGGTGCTTCTTCTTGGCCATACGCTTGCGACGCTTCTTAATAACTGAACCCACGAAAGTTCCTTACCGGCTAGATGCAGTACCTGCCTGTTGGAAAGTGTCCGCGGGCTAAGCAGCAGACGGTACAACGGACAGGTTCTTACAATGACGTAAAACGTTCCTTAACAGGGTACCGCCTCTCGGGGCCACACCACGACCGCGGGCCGGGGCGGGAGCCTCAATCCTGCGATGCGGACGGGGGAAAGCCGCGAATCAGGCTGTTTCCGTGCGCCCGTCCACAACAGCCCCCCGGAGATACTGCTCGACGGCGGCTTCCGGAACCCGGTAAGAGCGCCCGAAACGGACCGCCGGCATCTCGCCCGAGTGGACCAGACGGTACACGGTCATTTTTGACACGCGCATAACGTCCGCGACTTCAGCCACGGTCAAGAAGCGCGCATTGGAGAAATTAGCCTCCGGAGACATTCCTTATTCCTTTACTCAAGCGAGCGGCAGCCTCATCTGAACGACATGGCGGTGTGCCGATGCTGAGTCATCAAACAACCATGTGCTCACACTCTAGGGGCTCATGATGCCAATGTGAAAGAGATACCCGGGAGTGTCCGGAACAGGCCGCTGAGTTCCGCTTCGCCAGGCTTGATTGGGGACTAACCCCGGGTTCGGCGGATGCGCGCGGACCCCGCCAGCTGGTCCAGAACGGAGGCTGTGACGTCCCAGTCCATGCAGGCATCCGTAACGCTCTGGCCGTAGACAAGGCCGGAGGTTCCGGCGCCGTGCTCCGCGACGTCCAGGTTCTGGGCACCGCCCAGGAGAAAGCTTTCCAGCATGACGCCGGCGATGGCTCCCGCCGAGGTGCTGCCGGCCTCCAGCTGGGCACCGATTTCGAGGGCAACTTCTGCCTGGCGGTGGTGGTTCTTGCCGCTGTTGGCGTGGCTTGCATCAACGATCAGCCGCGGGTTCAGCCGGTGGGCGCCGAGCTTGGCGGCGGCGGCCTGGACATCGGCGGCGGAGAAGTTGGGGCCGACGCGTCCGCCGCGAAGGATGATGTGGGTGTCGGGGTTCCCGGCGGTTGAGACCAGCGCGGCCCTGCCCTCCCCGTCGATTCCCAGGAATGCTTGGGGAGCCCCGGCGGCGCTGCACGCGTCGAGCGCGATTTGCAGGCCACCGTCGGTCCCGTTCTTGAAGCCAACCGGCATGGAGAGGCCGGAGGCCAGCTGGCGGTGAATCTGGCTTTCCGTCGTGCGGGCGCCGATGGCTCCCCAGGACACGAGGTCCGCCAGGTACTGCGGGCTGACGGGCTCCAGGAACTCCATGCCGGCGGGTAGCCCCAAGGCGGTGACCTGCCGCAGGAAGCTGCGCGCAGCGCGCAGGCCGGCGGCAATGTCGTGGCTGCCGTCCAGATGCGGGTCGTTGATCAGGCCTTTCCAGCCCACGGTGGTGCGGGGCTTCTCGAAGTAGGCCCGCATCACGATCAGCAGGTCTTCCCTGTGCTTCTCGGCCTGGCTGATTAGCCGCCCCGCATATTCCAGCCCTGCCTTGGGATCGTGAATCGAACAGGGGCCGACTATCACGAGCAG is drawn from Micrococcaceae bacterium Sec5.8 and contains these coding sequences:
- a CDS encoding glutaredoxin family protein; protein product: MPSPDVVLITKADCHLCSAARAAVGRVTADLGIGWREQPVDDDAELRERFAEEIPVVLVDGIQRDFWTIDEARLERTLRRLLGHQA
- a CDS encoding HAD-IB family hydrolase — translated: MSEEKYAAVVTKPAAAQQHGEAAFFDVDNTLMRGASLFHVARKMHQRGAFTIPQAAGFAWKQLMFILRGENMDDVHAVRDAALVLASGITVADIEALGEEVYDEMIESRIWPGAKALAEQHLRVGRKVWLVTATPIEVARVISTRLGLTGALGTVGEVLDGSYTGRLVGEILHGPAKAVAVAAVAEAEGLDLARCWAYSDSHNDVPLLSMVGHPVAINPDARLRRHAREHNWPVYDFRSGRRAATLGLKAATVGGAVYGLWRGFSRFRGPTA
- a CDS encoding redox-sensing transcriptional repressor Rex, coding for MTSLDSSPDAMPGGGTAAKQIPPAAVSRLTIYLRALTALLAEGVDRVSSESLAEASGVSSSTLRKDLSHVGSYGTRGVGYEVQYLNRHIAAALGLTHDWKVAIVGAGNLGKALARYGGFESRGFDIVAILDADQMVVGSEVGWLRVSDAADLEPVLRRTGANMVVLALPAAVAQDVCDRVIAAGVRSILSFAPVMLQVPPGVNLRKVDMATELQILAYHAQRAQDPEDAD
- a CDS encoding AURKAIP1/COX24 domain-containing protein — encoded protein: MGSVIKKRRKRMAKKKHRKLLRKTRHQRRNKK
- a CDS encoding 3-deoxy-7-phosphoheptulonate synthase, which encodes MSIDTAPEPRQSTSNLRISEFTPLPTPGELAVDLPLDTGQAEVVARGRDEVRAIMNGVDDRLLVIVGPCSIHDPKAGLEYAGRLISQAEKHREDLLIVMRAYFEKPRTTVGWKGLINDPHLDGSHDIAAGLRAARSFLRQVTALGLPAGMEFLEPVSPQYLADLVSWGAIGARTTESQIHRQLASGLSMPVGFKNGTDGGLQIALDACSAAGAPQAFLGIDGEGRAALVSTAGNPDTHIILRGGRVGPNFSAADVQAAAAKLGAHRLNPRLIVDASHANSGKNHHRQAEVALEIGAQLEAGSTSAGAIAGVMLESFLLGGAQNLDVAEHGAGTSGLVYGQSVTDACMDWDVTASVLDQLAGSARIRRTRG
- a CDS encoding helix-turn-helix domain-containing protein — protein: MSPEANFSNARFLTVAEVADVMRVSKMTVYRLVHSGEMPAVRFGRSYRVPEAAVEQYLRGAVVDGRTETA